The Cellulophaga sp. L1A9 genome window below encodes:
- the nusG gene encoding transcription termination/antitermination protein NusG, which produces MSEVLDKKWYVVRAVSGQENKIRGYIESEVARLGFGDYLDEVLVPTEKVIQIRNGKKVNKERVYFPGYIMVKANLGGEVAHIIRSITNVIGFLGETKGGDPVPLRKAEVNRMLGKVDELTVTTENVAIPFVMGETVKVIDGPFNGFNGTVEKINEEKRKLEVMVKIFGRKTPLELSYMQVEKV; this is translated from the coding sequence ATGTCAGAAGTATTGGATAAAAAGTGGTATGTAGTTAGGGCTGTAAGTGGTCAAGAAAACAAAATTAGGGGTTACATCGAATCAGAGGTAGCTCGTTTAGGTTTTGGTGATTATTTAGATGAGGTTTTAGTGCCTACTGAAAAGGTAATTCAAATCCGTAATGGTAAGAAGGTAAATAAAGAAAGAGTTTATTTTCCTGGTTATATTATGGTGAAGGCTAACCTTGGAGGTGAGGTAGCTCATATTATTCGTTCTATTACCAATGTAATTGGTTTTTTAGGGGAAACAAAAGGAGGAGATCCTGTTCCCTTGAGAAAAGCAGAGGTGAATAGAATGTTAGGTAAGGTTGATGAATTAACTGTAACAACAGAAAATGTTGCTATTCCTTTTGTAATGGGAGAAACGGTTAAGGTTATTGACGGGCCTTTTAATGGATTTAACGGAACAGTTGAAAAGATTAATGAAGAGAAGCGTAAGCTTGAGGTAATGGTTAAGATTTTCGGAAGAAAAACTCCATTAGAGTTGAGTTATATGCAAGTTGAAAAAGTATAA
- a CDS encoding helix-hairpin-helix domain-containing protein, with translation MKLFKSHFRFSKQERSGIFFLLAIIVCLQLGHYVYATLVDEKASNHFIVDKNVQAQINALKENAQRKDSTVLFPFNPNYITDYKGYTLGMSVSEIDRLHGFRASRKFVNSVQDFQKVTLVSDSLLHKISPYFKFPDWVNKKKYKEREASVSIPENTKAIESLVSDINLATASELRTVNGIGEKLSARIIKFRDRLGGFVDNEQVSEVYGLETAVLQRISEKFKVLSKPEIVKVNINTASASEISKLVYLNYTVSNEIIRYREENGTINSLDELKNIAGFPSEKINRISLYLAL, from the coding sequence ATGAAATTATTTAAATCCCACTTCAGGTTCTCAAAACAAGAACGAAGTGGGATTTTCTTTTTACTCGCTATTATTGTTTGTCTTCAACTAGGACATTATGTATATGCTACCCTGGTAGATGAGAAAGCTTCAAATCATTTTATCGTAGACAAAAATGTTCAGGCTCAGATAAATGCGCTTAAGGAAAATGCACAACGTAAAGATAGCACTGTACTTTTTCCTTTTAATCCAAATTACATCACAGATTACAAAGGCTATACTCTAGGTATGTCTGTTTCTGAAATTGATAGATTGCATGGGTTTAGAGCAAGCCGGAAATTTGTAAATTCAGTGCAAGACTTTCAAAAGGTAACTTTAGTTTCAGATTCCTTATTACATAAAATTTCGCCCTATTTTAAATTTCCTGATTGGGTAAATAAGAAAAAATATAAAGAAAGGGAAGCATCCGTTTCTATTCCAGAAAATACTAAAGCAATAGAGTCGTTGGTGAGTGATATTAACTTGGCTACTGCTTCAGAACTAAGAACTGTAAATGGGATAGGAGAGAAGCTATCTGCGCGAATCATTAAATTCAGAGATCGGTTAGGGGGCTTTGTAGATAATGAACAGGTTTCTGAAGTTTATGGGCTAGAAACTGCAGTCCTTCAAAGAATTTCTGAGAAATTTAAAGTTTTGTCAAAGCCAGAGATTGTCAAAGTAAATATCAATACAGCTTCAGCTTCAGAAATATCAAAATTGGTATACTTAAATTATACTGTTTCTAATGAGATTATTCGCTATCGAGAAGAAAATGGGACAATCAACTCCCTTGATGAATTAAAAAATATAGCGGGATTTCCTTCCGAAAAAATCAATAGAATATCTTTATATTTGGCATTATAA
- the tuf gene encoding elongation factor Tu encodes MAKATFDRSKPHLNIGTIGHVDHGKTTLTAAITTVLANAGLSEMRSFDSIDNAPEEKERGITINTSHVEYSTANRHYAHVDCPGHADYVKNMVTGAAQMDGAILVVAATDGPMPQTREHILLGRQVGIPRMVVFMNKVDMVDDEELLELVEMEVRELLSFYEYDGDNGPVIAGSALGALNGEQKWVDTVMSLMEAVDTWIELPKRDVEKDFLMPVEDVFTITGRGTVATGRIETGVANTGDPVEIIGMGAEKLNSTVTGVEMFRKILDRGEAGDNVGLLLRGIEKSQIKRGMVICKPGSVTPHAKFKAEVYVLKKEEGGRHTPFHNNYRPQFYVRTTDVTGTITLPDGVEMVMPGDNLTINVELLSPIALSVGLRFAIREGGRTVGAGQVTEITD; translated from the coding sequence ATGGCTAAGGCAACATTTGATCGTTCTAAACCGCACTTAAATATCGGTACTATTGGACACGTAGATCACGGTAAAACTACATTGACTGCCGCTATTACAACAGTTTTAGCGAACGCAGGATTGTCTGAAATGAGAAGTTTCGACTCAATTGATAATGCACCTGAAGAAAAAGAAAGAGGGATTACTATTAATACATCACACGTAGAATATTCTACAGCTAACCGTCATTACGCTCACGTTGACTGTCCAGGTCACGCGGATTACGTAAAGAACATGGTTACTGGAGCTGCTCAGATGGATGGTGCTATTCTTGTTGTTGCTGCTACTGATGGTCCAATGCCACAAACACGTGAGCATATCCTTTTAGGTCGCCAGGTTGGTATTCCTAGAATGGTTGTATTCATGAATAAAGTGGATATGGTTGATGATGAAGAATTGTTAGAGCTTGTTGAAATGGAAGTTAGAGAATTACTTTCTTTCTATGAGTATGATGGTGATAATGGTCCTGTTATTGCTGGTTCAGCTTTAGGAGCATTGAACGGTGAGCAAAAATGGGTTGATACAGTAATGTCTTTAATGGAAGCTGTTGATACTTGGATCGAATTACCAAAAAGAGATGTTGAAAAAGATTTCTTAATGCCAGTTGAAGATGTATTTACAATTACTGGTCGTGGTACTGTTGCTACTGGTCGTATTGAAACTGGAGTAGCTAACACTGGTGATCCTGTTGAGATTATTGGTATGGGTGCTGAAAAATTGAACTCTACTGTTACTGGGGTTGAAATGTTCCGTAAGATATTAGATAGAGGTGAAGCTGGTGATAACGTAGGTCTTTTATTGAGAGGTATTGAAAAGTCTCAAATTAAAAGAGGTATGGTAATCTGTAAGCCAGGTTCTGTAACTCCACATGCTAAGTTTAAAGCAGAGGTTTACGTTCTTAAAAAAGAAGAAGGTGGTCGTCACACACCATTCCATAACAACTACCGTCCTCAGTTCTATGTAAGAACTACAGATGTTACAGGAACAATTACACTTCCTGATGGAGTTGAAATGGTAATGCCAGGTGATAACCTTACTATTAATGTTGAATTATTATCTCCAATTGCATTGAGTGTTGGTTTACGTTTCGCTATCCGTGAAGGTGGTAGAACTGTAGGTGCAGGTCAAGTAACTGAGATTACAGATTAA
- the secE gene encoding preprotein translocase subunit SecE — protein sequence MLTYIKESLEELRTNITLPSKSEASNLMVIVAVFSILFALATWGVDSLFSELIQIYFDKLIN from the coding sequence ATGTTAACATATATCAAGGAATCCTTAGAGGAACTTAGAACTAATATAACATTACCTTCCAAATCTGAAGCATCAAATTTGATGGTAATTGTTGCTGTTTTTTCTATTTTGTTTGCTTTGGCAACTTGGGGTGTAGATAGTCTTTTTAGTGAGTTGATTCAAATTTATTTTGATAAATTAATAAATTAA
- a CDS encoding tyrosine-type recombinase/integrase: MSIVAFVAYLSLEKKYSVNTIKAYEKDLNEFILFCSEGCAEDNVDEVSYVIIRNWIVALVDGKIANRTINRKIASLKAYYKFLLKTETIAVNPLAKHKALKTAKKIEIPFSEAEMNEVLSSMTFSEDFEGLRDKLIIELFYATGIRRIELVNLKVTNVDLRQKTIKVLGKRNKERIIPLVASLMSLFEAYFVERNSLPAITSDEFVFLLKSGDKIYETLVYRVINHYFGLVSSKVKKSPHILRHTFATHLLNKGADLNSVKELLGHASLASTQVYTHNSIAELKKVHLRAHPRNKN, encoded by the coding sequence ATGTCTATAGTAGCATTTGTCGCTTATTTATCATTAGAGAAGAAGTATTCTGTAAATACAATTAAGGCTTATGAAAAAGATCTTAATGAATTTATTTTGTTCTGTAGTGAGGGGTGTGCGGAAGACAATGTAGATGAAGTCTCTTATGTAATTATTAGAAATTGGATTGTTGCTTTGGTAGACGGGAAAATAGCCAACCGTACTATTAATAGAAAAATAGCTTCTTTAAAGGCATACTATAAATTTTTATTAAAAACAGAAACGATAGCTGTTAATCCGCTAGCAAAACATAAAGCTTTAAAAACGGCTAAAAAAATTGAAATTCCTTTTTCGGAAGCCGAAATGAATGAAGTACTTAGTTCTATGACTTTTTCTGAAGATTTTGAAGGACTTAGGGATAAGTTGATTATTGAGTTGTTTTATGCTACAGGAATTCGTCGTATCGAATTGGTAAATTTAAAAGTGACTAATGTTGATTTGAGACAGAAAACAATTAAGGTTTTAGGGAAAAGAAATAAAGAACGTATTATTCCTTTGGTGGCTTCTTTAATGTCTTTGTTTGAAGCGTATTTTGTAGAGCGCAATTCTTTGCCGGCAATTACTTCAGATGAATTTGTGTTTTTGTTGAAATCAGGCGATAAAATTTATGAAACACTTGTGTATAGGGTTATCAATCATTATTTCGGTTTAGTGTCTAGTAAGGTAAAAAAGAGTCCTCATATACTTCGGCATACTTTTGCTACGCATTTATTAAATAAGGGTGCAGATTTAAATTCTGTAAAAGAATTATTGGGTCATGCTAGTTTGGCTTCTACTCAAGTCTATACCCATAATAGTATAGCGGAGTTAAAAAAAGTTCATTTACGTGCGCATCCTAGGAATAAAAATTAG
- the rpsU gene encoding 30S ribosomal protein S21 encodes MLIIPIKEGENIDRALKRFKRKFDRTGTMRQLRKRQQFTKPSVARRAQFQKAHYIQGLRDQEEI; translated from the coding sequence ATGTTAATTATACCAATAAAAGAAGGAGAAAACATAGATAGAGCATTGAAGCGTTTTAAGCGTAAGTTCGATAGAACTGGAACAATGCGTCAATTGAGAAAGCGTCAACAGTTTACGAAGCCCTCAGTAGCACGTAGAGCTCAGTTTCAAAAAGCTCATTATATTCAAGGATTGAGAGATCAAGAAGAGATATAG
- a CDS encoding acyl-CoA dehydrogenase family protein encodes MKSMYFTEEHQLFRESLKNFLKKEVVPHIEKWESTGTIERFIWAKFGEMGYFGLATPEKDGGLGLDLFYTIIFLEELQKINSGGFAAAMWAHAYLAMTHLNKEADDELKKQYLTPSVLGEKIGCLCISEPFGGSDVAGMRTTAEKKGDTYVINGSKTFITNGVYCDYMIVAAKTSPELGNKGISIFLVDKKTPGVSATKLNKLGWRASDTGEIAFDNVTIPATNLMGEENKGFSYIMEHFALERLIMGVNSHARAEYALDYALQYMSERQAFGKSIDKYQALRHRFVDLQADMEMCREYNYLVTYRLNKGEYVVKEATISKLKSTKMADEVIYDCLQFLGGYGYMEDYPMARLLRDSRLGPIGGGTSEILREILAKIMIDKKEYKATKVE; translated from the coding sequence ATGAAAAGTATGTACTTCACAGAAGAGCATCAATTGTTTAGAGAAAGCCTTAAAAATTTTTTAAAGAAAGAAGTTGTTCCTCATATAGAGAAATGGGAAAGTACAGGTACCATTGAGCGTTTTATTTGGGCTAAGTTCGGGGAGATGGGATATTTTGGTCTCGCTACGCCTGAAAAGGACGGGGGTTTAGGTTTAGATTTATTTTATACCATTATTTTTTTAGAAGAACTTCAGAAAATAAATTCTGGTGGCTTTGCTGCGGCAATGTGGGCACATGCATATTTGGCTATGACCCATTTGAATAAAGAGGCAGATGATGAACTAAAAAAGCAATATCTAACACCGAGTGTATTAGGAGAAAAAATTGGATGTTTATGTATCTCTGAACCTTTTGGTGGGAGTGATGTTGCAGGAATGAGAACTACAGCAGAAAAAAAAGGAGATACCTATGTTATAAATGGTTCTAAGACATTTATAACTAATGGCGTGTATTGCGATTATATGATAGTTGCGGCTAAGACCAGTCCAGAATTAGGGAATAAAGGTATTAGTATCTTTTTGGTAGATAAAAAGACGCCTGGAGTGTCTGCTACTAAATTAAACAAATTAGGATGGCGTGCTTCAGATACGGGTGAGATTGCATTTGATAATGTAACGATTCCTGCTACTAATCTTATGGGGGAAGAAAATAAGGGCTTCTCTTATATTATGGAGCATTTTGCTTTAGAGCGCTTAATTATGGGAGTAAATTCGCATGCAAGAGCAGAATATGCTTTAGATTATGCTTTGCAATATATGTCAGAAAGACAAGCTTTTGGTAAATCTATAGATAAATATCAGGCGCTACGTCATCGTTTTGTAGACTTGCAGGCAGATATGGAAATGTGTCGTGAATATAATTATTTGGTCACCTATAGATTAAATAAAGGGGAATATGTCGTAAAAGAAGCAACTATTTCTAAATTGAAGTCAACCAAAATGGCAGATGAGGTAATTTATGACTGTTTGCAATTTCTTGGTGGATACGGGTATATGGAAGATTATCCAATGGCACGGTTACTTCGAGATAGTCGTTTGGGGCCTATTGGTGGAGGTACATCAGAGATACTAAGAGAGATCTTAGCTAAAATTATGATTGATAAAAAGGAATATAAGGCAACAAAAGTAGAATAG